A single Bacteroidales bacterium DNA region contains:
- a CDS encoding glycosyltransferase has translation MKIVLVNTYEHSGGAAIACNRLRSALEKQDVDVKMLVMHKTSSNEFVLPVNKGMFAKLKNKINFLWERFVIFIVNGFSKKNVFVVSIANSGSSVCKIKEIKDADIIHLHWINQGMISLRGLRKIAKLKKPIVWTMHDQWAYTGICHHANDCKKYETECNSCPKLKYPSRKDLSFKAYKKKQEIFKKSNITLVGCSNWITNCAKNSNIGNLVKSLNIPNPINIDFYKKIDKETALKHFGLPNDKKIVLFGAFTFSDENKGLKFLIDCVNFLSAEKDKYNFVVFGGKVGDLEEKLLQKIYNVNYISDKKEMVLLYSAVDVFLIPSIAENLPNVIMESMSCSTPCVGFNVGGIPEMIDHKKNGYIAEYKNAEDLANGVRWVLENDNYKELSENARLKVETMYNEGVIAKRYIELYNQLLKNN, from the coding sequence ATGAAAATAGTTCTTGTAAACACTTATGAGCATTCTGGCGGCGCTGCAATAGCCTGCAATAGACTACGGAGTGCTTTAGAGAAACAAGATGTAGATGTAAAAATGTTAGTTATGCACAAAACATCTTCAAATGAATTTGTGTTGCCGGTTAATAAAGGGATGTTTGCAAAACTAAAAAATAAAATAAATTTTCTTTGGGAACGCTTTGTTATTTTTATTGTAAATGGTTTTTCTAAGAAAAATGTTTTTGTGGTTTCAATTGCTAACTCTGGTAGTTCCGTTTGTAAAATAAAAGAAATTAAAGATGCAGATATTATTCATTTACATTGGATAAATCAGGGAATGATTTCGTTGAGAGGATTGAGAAAAATCGCAAAGCTAAAAAAGCCAATTGTTTGGACAATGCACGACCAGTGGGCTTACACAGGAATATGCCACCACGCAAACGACTGTAAAAAATATGAAACAGAATGCAATAGCTGTCCAAAACTAAAATATCCATCAAGAAAGGACTTGTCTTTTAAAGCATACAAGAAAAAACAGGAAATATTTAAAAAGTCTAATATTACTTTAGTCGGCTGTAGCAATTGGATTACTAATTGTGCAAAAAATAGTAATATTGGAAATTTGGTAAAATCTTTAAATATTCCTAATCCTATAAACATTGATTTTTACAAGAAAATTGATAAAGAAACAGCTCTAAAACATTTTGGATTGCCAAACGATAAGAAAATTGTTTTATTTGGAGCGTTTACTTTTTCTGATGAAAATAAAGGATTAAAATTTTTAATTGACTGTGTAAATTTTCTTTCTGCAGAAAAAGATAAATATAATTTTGTGGTTTTTGGCGGGAAAGTAGGAGATTTGGAAGAAAAATTATTACAAAAAATTTATAATGTAAATTATATTTCTGATAAAAAAGAAATGGTGCTTTTGTATAGTGCTGTAGATGTTTTCTTAATTCCATCTATTGCTGAAAACTTGCCAAATGTAATCATGGAGTCAATGTCGTGTAGCACACCTTGCGTTGGGTTTAATGTTGGAGGCATACCAGAAATGATTGACCATAAAAAAAATGGATATATCGCAGAATATAAAAATGCGGAAGACCTTGCAAATGGTGTTCGTTGGGTTCTAGAAAATGATAATTATAAAGAACTTTCAGAAAATGCTAGATTAAAGGTTGAAACTATGTATAATGAAGGTGTGATAGCAAAAAGATATATCGAATTATATAATCAGCTATTAAAAAATAATTAA
- a CDS encoding class I SAM-dependent methyltransferase produces the protein MNNLTDRSFWEKYWENYQYQKIPQKMFFDKYIPNESSNDGKSFIEIGGFPGTMSIYFYKKFGFKVSLLDFYIDKEMVRKLERTNNIKEGTINCIESDFFLFESDKKYDFVFSFGFIEHFENTEDVVKRHVDLLDKNGYLLIILPNFRGLNGWIQKKFDRKNFEAHNLNSMVIKNLNNIMAELDVNDVKIEYTKKPMIWLEPKPTLKNKIARVFVKIFSLFLKLFPFKGRFLSPYIVVKAHK, from the coding sequence ATGAATAATCTTACAGACCGCTCTTTTTGGGAAAAATATTGGGAAAACTACCAATATCAAAAAATACCGCAAAAAATGTTTTTTGATAAATATATTCCTAACGAATCTAGCAATGATGGAAAGTCTTTTATAGAAATTGGTGGATTTCCAGGAACAATGTCAATATATTTTTATAAGAAATTTGGCTTTAAAGTTTCATTGCTCGATTTTTATATTGACAAAGAAATGGTGCGTAAATTAGAAAGAACAAATAATATTAAAGAAGGCACAATTAATTGTATTGAGAGCGATTTTTTCTTGTTTGAATCAGATAAAAAATATGATTTTGTTTTTTCATTTGGCTTCATAGAGCATTTCGAAAATACAGAAGATGTTGTAAAACGGCACGTAGATTTACTTGATAAGAATGGATACTTGTTAATTATATTGCCAAATTTTAGAGGATTAAATGGTTGGATTCAAAAAAAATTTGATAGGAAAAATTTTGAAGCACATAATTTGAATTCAATGGTAATTAAAAATTTGAATAATATTATGGCAGAACTTGATGTAAATGATGTAAAAATCGAATACACAAAAAAGCCAATGATATGGTTGGAACCTAAGCCCACTCTTAAAAATAAAATCGCTCGCGTATTTGTCAAAATTTTTAGCTTGTTTTTAAAGCTGTTTCCTTTTAAAGGACGTTTTCTATCTCCATATATTGTTGTTAAAGCACATAAATAA
- a CDS encoding lipopolysaccharide biosynthesis protein → MDKNLKEKTITALVWNSIDKFLSQILYAIFGIVLANILFPDEFGLIAIPMAISVFLTIFTDSGFTVALVQRKEVSDSDFNTVFTFNLLLSVSLYVLLFLMAPFLGKIYHDARLVSLSRVMFFTVVIQAFGMVQSARILRAMNIRALAISNVIPLIIAGIVSVILANKGFGVWALAVQQILIITLRTTLLWLQSSWRPKLKFNKESFRNLNAVGSGMLMTSFFSTFFQQIYTFIIGKINMNGLGYYNRAETWSKMGTAAVSQTIGQSLFPALSSVQGDEERMHRVFEKMNKMTAYISFPVFIILIIVAHPIFQILFGTKWDASIFLFQLLLAKGLFFVLTTQLNQYLMALGSTKTIFKLELIKDAAIIIALFLTIRKGIEALVWGQLIAGVIHYLATMIVMGKISRFSPLRQIKNLLPYAIISIAITPFIILISYLIGDRHFLLLSLQVIVDFGLYFIANKILKSKIQKETIQVIINRIKKFHTKARK, encoded by the coding sequence ATGGATAAAAATTTGAAAGAAAAGACGATAACTGCACTTGTTTGGAACAGCATTGACAAGTTTCTTTCGCAAATACTTTACGCTATTTTTGGAATCGTTCTAGCTAATATTCTTTTTCCCGATGAATTTGGCTTAATAGCTATTCCTATGGCTATTTCGGTTTTTCTTACTATTTTTACCGACAGCGGCTTTACAGTTGCTTTGGTACAGCGAAAAGAAGTCTCTGATTCTGATTTTAATACCGTATTTACATTTAATTTGCTACTTAGCGTTTCTCTTTATGTTTTGCTTTTTTTGATGGCTCCATTTCTAGGCAAAATATATCACGATGCTCGCCTCGTTTCGCTTTCACGTGTCATGTTTTTCACAGTTGTTATTCAGGCTTTTGGCATGGTACAAAGTGCACGAATACTTCGAGCTATGAATATCAGAGCATTGGCAATTTCGAATGTTATTCCTCTCATTATTGCAGGTATAGTATCAGTGATTTTGGCTAATAAAGGATTTGGAGTATGGGCTTTGGCTGTTCAGCAGATATTGATAATTACATTACGTACAACACTACTTTGGCTGCAAAGCAGCTGGCGTCCGAAACTTAAATTCAACAAAGAATCATTCCGCAATCTTAATGCTGTTGGTTCCGGAATGTTGATGACATCGTTTTTTTCCACTTTTTTTCAACAGATCTATACCTTTATTATTGGAAAAATAAATATGAACGGTTTGGGATATTACAACCGTGCTGAAACTTGGAGTAAAATGGGTACGGCAGCTGTAAGCCAAACCATTGGACAGTCGCTTTTTCCTGCACTTTCATCTGTACAGGGAGATGAAGAACGGATGCACAGAGTTTTTGAAAAGATGAACAAAATGACAGCATATATCTCTTTTCCTGTTTTCATTATTTTAATTATAGTGGCGCATCCTATTTTCCAAATTTTGTTCGGTACTAAATGGGATGCCTCCATATTTCTATTTCAATTACTTTTGGCTAAAGGTCTTTTCTTTGTGCTTACTACGCAACTAAATCAATATTTAATGGCTTTGGGAAGTACAAAAACTATTTTTAAGCTTGAATTAATAAAAGATGCCGCTATTATCATTGCCCTTTTTCTTACAATACGCAAAGGAATAGAGGCTCTGGTTTGGGGTCAATTAATCGCTGGCGTGATTCACTATTTAGCAACAATGATTGTAATGGGTAAAATTAGCCGATTTTCACCATTACGACAAATAAAAAACTTATTGCCTTATGCTATAATTAGCATAGCTATTACTCCTTTTATTATACTTATTTCATATTTAATAGGCGACAGGCACTTTCTCCTTCTTTCATTACAAGTTATAGTTGACTTTGGACTATATTTTATAGCCAATAAGATATTAAAATCGAAAATACAAAAAGAGACAATACAAGTTATAATAAACAGAATAAAAAAATTTCATACAAAAGCAAGAAAATAA
- a CDS encoding HAD-IIIA family hydrolase, with product MLPKLMITDIDGVWTNGGMYYTEQGDVMKLFSVKDGWGVSMLRLYGIETVIMTGEQTNIVAQRAKKLKIERYFLGVKDKLQKAKELCNELQISLKDVAFIGDDINDIRLLQAVGLSAAPANAPLYVKSAVDIVTVSEGGNGAFREFVETILVENGLFEDALKRLL from the coding sequence ATACTCCCTAAATTAATGATTACAGATATAGACGGCGTTTGGACAAATGGCGGAATGTATTATACAGAGCAAGGTGATGTAATGAAACTTTTTTCGGTAAAAGATGGTTGGGGTGTTTCTATGCTTCGTCTATATGGAATTGAAACCGTAATTATGACGGGTGAACAAACAAACATTGTTGCACAGCGAGCAAAAAAACTAAAAATAGAAAGATATTTCCTTGGTGTAAAAGATAAATTACAGAAAGCGAAAGAGCTATGTAATGAACTACAAATTTCGTTAAAAGATGTGGCTTTTATAGGAGACGATATTAACGATATTCGTCTGTTACAAGCAGTTGGCTTAAGTGCAGCTCCCGCTAATGCTCCACTTTATGTTAAATCTGCTGTGGACATCGTTACTGTTTCAGAAGGAGGAAACGGAGCTTTTCGAGAATTTGTTGAAACAATATTAGTTGAAAATGGGCTGTTTGAGGATGCCTTGAAGCGTCTTTTATAA
- a CDS encoding shikimate dehydrogenase: MKHTYIIGEIGQNHNGSVDIAKLIVDLVARPIREESFGIDLKPMDAVKLTKRDLACELTSTKMNEIYASPHAFGKTYGEHRAFLELSDEMHHEVFRHVKTKGLDFVETLCAVNCLSLLKLFTPDYLKVASRDLTNLPLINALAETTIPIILSTGMTGKKELDEALDVITRYHSNISILHCVSEYPTHPDNLNLRTISYLKRNYENYRIGFSDHTIGISAPVAAVALGAEIIEKHVTIDRRMKGTDQAGSLGPDGVNRMIRDIRLAERSLGEEIITEKENIKVTKIKLERSIASSRELKSGEIITENDIHMLSPGDGFKWSQKDKVIGRKVKKSIPKNEIIYPDFIE, translated from the coding sequence ATGAAACACACATATATAATTGGAGAAATTGGTCAAAATCACAACGGCTCTGTTGATATAGCTAAACTGATAGTAGATTTAGTTGCTAGACCGATAAGAGAAGAATCTTTTGGTATTGACCTCAAACCAATGGATGCCGTAAAATTAACAAAACGTGATTTAGCATGTGAACTGACGTCAACAAAAATGAACGAAATATATGCATCGCCACATGCTTTTGGTAAAACGTATGGTGAGCATCGGGCTTTTCTTGAACTTTCAGATGAAATGCACCATGAGGTGTTCCGTCATGTTAAAACAAAAGGTCTTGATTTTGTTGAAACATTATGTGCCGTAAATTGTCTTTCGCTACTAAAGCTATTTACTCCCGATTATTTAAAAGTAGCAAGTCGCGATTTAACTAATTTGCCACTTATCAATGCTCTAGCAGAAACCACAATCCCTATTATTTTATCAACAGGGATGACAGGGAAAAAAGAATTAGACGAGGCATTAGACGTTATAACACGTTATCATTCAAATATATCTATTCTTCATTGCGTATCTGAATACCCCACACACCCCGATAATCTTAATTTACGGACTATATCTTACTTGAAAAGAAATTATGAAAATTATCGAATTGGATTTTCTGATCATACTATTGGAATTTCGGCACCTGTTGCTGCGGTTGCACTTGGAGCCGAGATTATAGAAAAACATGTTACCATTGACAGAAGAATGAAAGGCACCGATCAGGCTGGTTCTTTGGGTCCAGATGGTGTAAACCGAATGATACGTGATATTCGACTTGCAGAGAGATCGTTAGGAGAAGAGATAATAACAGAAAAAGAAAACATTAAAGTTACTAAAATAAAACTCGAAAGGTCTATTGCATCTTCGCGAGAATTGAAAAGCGGTGAAATAATTACTGAAAATGATATTCACATGCTCAGCCCGGGAGATGGTTTCAAATGGTCGCAAAAAGATAAAGTAATAGGTCGAAAAGTAAAAAAATCAATTCCAAAAAACGAAATTATTTATCCTGATTTTATTGAATAA
- a CDS encoding glycosyl transferase family 2: MHQTQSPIGIIIQARTGSTRLPEKMVRDFYKGKSILKILLERIKKATEGRNIKIVLATTSNPNDLKIKAIANQLGIDVFCGSENDVLQRFIDTAHHFGMKKIVRVCADNTFLDMQSLNRIIDCLEVKEDVDYVAFSTSQGLPTIKTHYGFWAEGVSVSALEKIEKLTEEALFREHVTNYIYTYPDKFHIYYLKISTELEKKKYLRLTIDTETDFNNLQYIYKQLVEQELEITIENVIKIVDEAEEIMKKMEQQIEQNTK; the protein is encoded by the coding sequence ATGCACCAAACACAATCACCTATTGGCATTATCATACAGGCTCGTACAGGTTCAACTCGTTTGCCGGAAAAAATGGTACGTGATTTTTACAAAGGGAAAAGCATCTTGAAAATTCTGTTAGAAAGAATAAAAAAAGCTACAGAAGGAAGGAATATAAAAATTGTTTTAGCAACGACAAGCAATCCAAATGACTTAAAAATTAAAGCAATAGCTAATCAACTTGGTATAGATGTGTTTTGTGGTAGCGAAAATGATGTTTTGCAGCGATTTATTGATACTGCACATCATTTTGGAATGAAGAAAATTGTTCGTGTTTGTGCTGACAATACATTTCTAGACATGCAATCATTAAACAGAATAATCGATTGTTTGGAAGTTAAAGAAGATGTTGACTACGTCGCATTTTCTACTTCACAAGGCTTACCCACCATTAAAACTCACTATGGATTTTGGGCAGAAGGGGTTTCGGTATCCGCTTTAGAAAAAATAGAAAAACTAACAGAAGAAGCTTTGTTTCGTGAGCATGTAACGAATTATATATACACTTATCCTGACAAATTTCATATTTATTATTTGAAAATTTCTACAGAATTGGAAAAAAAGAAATACCTTCGTCTTACAATTGATACGGAAACAGATTTCAATAATTTGCAATATATATACAAGCAACTTGTTGAGCAAGAATTGGAAATAACTATTGAAAATGTGATAAAAATAGTAGATGAAGCAGAAGAAATTATGAAAAAAATGGAACAACAAATTGAACAAAATACAAAATAA
- a CDS encoding CDP-diacylglycerol--serine O-phosphatidyltransferase: protein MKFKAIFPNMLTAGNLLFGLAAIFFAFGMFYSIEYAFICMLLAAACDLLDGMLARALRVQSEFGKQLDSLSDIVSFGVAPAFTVFFILLRHSYDLEISNIHKYLFFIIPALFAVSAAFRLAKFNIDSKQTKNFRGLPTPAAALFVVSFSLYWANFFGQNNIFNSILIVTFLFSVLMLLPVSILSMKLHDAKSRIFALIMLVTSILIVWFFSYSGVSIIILLYILLSFIIIYIFPLFCKKTISEKKEV from the coding sequence ATGAAATTTAAAGCCATTTTTCCGAATATGCTTACAGCCGGCAATCTGCTTTTTGGATTGGCAGCCATTTTTTTTGCATTTGGCATGTTTTATTCCATTGAATATGCTTTTATATGTATGTTGTTGGCAGCTGCTTGCGATTTGCTCGATGGTATGCTAGCTAGAGCGTTGCGAGTGCAATCGGAATTTGGAAAACAACTAGATTCTCTTTCAGATATTGTTTCTTTTGGCGTTGCACCTGCATTTACAGTGTTTTTTATTTTGTTGAGACATTCTTATGACCTTGAAATTTCAAATATTCATAAGTATTTGTTCTTTATTATTCCTGCTCTATTTGCTGTTTCGGCGGCATTCAGGCTTGCAAAATTTAACATTGACTCCAAGCAAACAAAAAATTTTAGAGGCTTGCCAACTCCAGCAGCAGCACTTTTTGTAGTATCTTTCAGTTTGTATTGGGCTAATTTTTTTGGGCAAAATAATATTTTTAATTCTATTCTTATTGTTACTTTTCTTTTCTCAGTTTTAATGCTGCTGCCAGTTTCAATATTATCAATGAAATTACATGACGCTAAAAGCCGCATATTTGCTTTAATTATGCTCGTTACTTCAATTTTAATTGTTTGGTTTTTTAGCTATAGTGGCGTTTCTATAATTATTTTGCTTTATATATTGTTGTCTTTCATCATTATATATATTTTTCCGCTGTTTTGCAAAAAAACAATTTCAGAAAAAAAAGAGGTTTGA
- a CDS encoding glycosyltransferase: protein MSVFFSIVVPVYNRPDEIKELLQSLTNQTYKDFEVLIVEDGSSLKCDAICDEFKEKLDIKYFFKPNSGRSETRNYGLERANGEFFVIFDSDVILPPHYFETVKKNIEKDAIECYGGPDSADDSFNAVQKAINYSMTSIFTTGGIRGGTKKVDKFSPRSFNMGFSKEVFKTVGGYKNIIGEDIDLSIRIKNAGFKIKLIRDAYVFHKRRVSFKKFFKQVYTFGKARVLLSKMHPKSLKIVHLFPACFVLGTFLLLILAIIFNSFYFVLPLLLFVLVVFVESLIKNKNFKVAGLSILASFYQLFGYGLGFLDEMFTGSASKKTQENLYK, encoded by the coding sequence ATGTCTGTGTTTTTTTCAATAGTTGTGCCTGTTTATAATCGTCCTGATGAAATAAAGGAATTGCTGCAAAGCTTGACAAATCAAACGTATAAAGATTTTGAAGTGTTGATAGTTGAAGATGGCTCTTCTCTCAAATGCGATGCGATTTGCGATGAATTTAAAGAAAAATTAGATATAAAATATTTTTTCAAACCCAACTCTGGACGCAGCGAAACACGTAATTATGGCTTAGAAAGAGCAAACGGGGAGTTTTTTGTAATTTTTGATTCTGATGTAATTTTGCCGCCTCATTATTTTGAAACTGTCAAAAAGAATATAGAAAAAGATGCAATTGAGTGCTACGGCGGTCCTGATAGTGCCGATGATTCCTTTAATGCAGTGCAAAAAGCAATAAATTATTCAATGACATCAATTTTTACAACTGGTGGAATACGTGGCGGGACAAAAAAAGTCGATAAATTCTCGCCAAGGTCGTTTAATATGGGCTTTTCTAAAGAAGTTTTTAAAACTGTTGGAGGATATAAAAATATTATTGGCGAAGACATTGACCTAAGCATAAGAATAAAAAATGCAGGATTTAAAATAAAGTTAATCCGCGATGCATACGTTTTTCATAAGCGTAGAGTGAGTTTTAAAAAGTTTTTCAAACAGGTTTATACTTTTGGCAAAGCCCGTGTTTTATTATCGAAAATGCACCCAAAATCTTTAAAAATAGTTCATTTATTTCCTGCTTGTTTTGTGTTGGGGACTTTTTTACTTTTAATTTTAGCCATAATTTTTAATTCTTTTTATTTTGTATTGCCGCTGCTACTATTTGTTTTAGTAGTTTTTGTTGAATCACTTATTAAAAATAAAAATTTTAAAGTTGCAGGATTGTCAATATTAGCTTCGTTTTATCAATTATTTGGCTATGGGCTTGGCTTTTTAGATGAGATGTTTACAGGAAGTGCCTCAAAAAAAACACAAGAAAATTTGTATAAATAA
- the tsaB gene encoding tRNA (adenosine(37)-N6)-threonylcarbamoyltransferase complex dimerization subunit type 1 TsaB → MVRILHIETTTEFCSAAIFDDGAEICHKVASSEWSHASSLMPLIDELFTSAGIEKSSLNAVSVSSGPGSYTGLRIGVSTAKGICYALNIPLIAVGSLHIVAEGMSSAINYNEKNIIIPMVDARRMEVFAAIYDSNVKEIKPPFPWIIDADSFNDFENKNVFLGGNGAEKLKQIYVNSENIAFIDENFHDAKFAGKIAFEKFQNKEFVNLAYFEPDYGKDFVPGKPSVKGLK, encoded by the coding sequence GTGGTGCGGATTTTACATATTGAAACAACAACGGAGTTTTGTTCAGCAGCTATATTTGATGATGGTGCGGAAATATGCCACAAAGTTGCTTCGTCTGAGTGGAGCCATGCTTCATCACTGATGCCTTTAATTGACGAGTTATTTACTTCTGCAGGGATTGAAAAATCTTCATTAAATGCGGTTTCTGTGAGTTCGGGTCCCGGCTCATACACTGGTTTGCGCATTGGCGTAAGCACTGCAAAAGGAATTTGCTATGCTCTAAATATTCCTTTAATCGCTGTTGGCTCATTGCATATAGTTGCTGAGGGAATGAGTTCTGCGATTAATTACAATGAGAAAAACATCATCATTCCGATGGTTGATGCTCGCAGAATGGAAGTTTTTGCTGCAATTTATGACTCAAATGTAAAAGAAATAAAACCTCCTTTTCCGTGGATTATAGATGCTGATAGTTTTAATGATTTTGAAAATAAAAATGTGTTCTTGGGCGGTAATGGAGCTGAAAAGCTAAAGCAAATTTATGTTAACTCTGAAAATATTGCTTTTATTGACGAGAATTTTCATGATGCAAAATTTGCTGGAAAAATTGCTTTTGAGAAATTTCAAAATAAAGAATTTGTGAATTTGGCTTATTTTGAACCGGATTATGGAAAAGATTTTGTTCCCGGAAAGCCAAGTGTAAAAGGTTTAAAATAA
- a CDS encoding efflux RND transporter periplasmic adaptor subunit, with protein sequence MTKRKRRRIIIWSLVGLAVLLIILRKSGVIGAPDKIKVAVESVSLRDITETVSASGKIQPVSEVKLSPDVSGEIVELMVKEGDRVKIGQVLARIKPDIYQANYEQIAANVNSQKANLSNAESRLLQTESQFVSTESNFNRNKKLFEQGVISQAEFENLQAQYLVAKAEVQAAKQTVNAAKYNVYSAQASLSEASKNLSRTTIVSPSDGVISKLNVEVGERVAGASQFGSGTEIMRIADIAEMEVLASVSENEVVRLSINDTAVVEVDAYPNKKFKGIVTEIANSATVTGANTDQVSNFNVTILILSSSYKDMIPEDAKNYSPFRPGMSASVDISTESVSQVISVPVQSVTTRENLGDTAKKPSNTAKEDISECVFVVENGVVIAKKVKTGIQNNEFIQILEGLKKDEKVVVAPFSAIAKTLQGKENVEIVEREKLFEFK encoded by the coding sequence ATGACAAAAAGAAAAAGAAGACGGATAATCATTTGGAGCCTTGTTGGGCTTGCTGTTTTATTGATAATTTTACGCAAATCGGGCGTAATTGGCGCTCCTGATAAAATAAAAGTTGCTGTGGAAAGCGTTTCGTTAAGAGATATTACCGAAACTGTTTCTGCTAGCGGGAAAATACAGCCTGTTAGTGAAGTGAAGTTGAGCCCTGACGTTTCTGGTGAAATTGTGGAACTTATGGTTAAAGAAGGAGACCGCGTAAAAATAGGGCAAGTGTTGGCAAGAATAAAACCAGATATTTATCAGGCTAATTACGAGCAAATAGCTGCAAATGTGAATTCGCAAAAGGCAAATTTGTCAAATGCGGAATCCAGATTGTTGCAAACAGAATCGCAATTTGTAAGCACGGAATCGAATTTTAATAGAAATAAAAAATTGTTTGAGCAAGGTGTTATTTCGCAAGCGGAATTTGAAAATTTGCAAGCACAGTATTTAGTGGCAAAAGCTGAGGTGCAGGCGGCAAAACAAACTGTAAATGCTGCAAAATATAATGTTTATAGTGCGCAAGCAAGTTTAAGTGAGGCTTCTAAAAATCTTTCTAGAACAACTATTGTTTCGCCAAGCGATGGCGTTATTAGCAAATTAAACGTTGAAGTAGGTGAGCGTGTGGCTGGAGCTTCTCAGTTTGGCAGCGGAACAGAAATTATGCGTATTGCAGATATTGCTGAAATGGAAGTGTTGGCGAGCGTTAGCGAAAATGAAGTTGTGCGATTGTCAATAAATGATACGGCTGTTGTAGAGGTAGATGCTTATCCAAATAAAAAATTTAAGGGCATTGTTACTGAAATTGCAAATTCTGCTACTGTAACTGGTGCAAACACTGACCAAGTGAGCAATTTCAATGTTACTATATTGATTTTGTCGTCGTCTTACAAAGATATGATTCCCGAAGATGCTAAAAACTACTCTCCTTTTAGACCCGGTATGTCTGCTTCTGTTGATATTAGCACCGAAAGCGTTTCTCAAGTTATTTCTGTGCCTGTTCAATCGGTTACTACAAGAGAAAATTTAGGCGACACAGCTAAAAAACCATCAAATACAGCGAAAGAAGATATTTCTGAATGTGTTTTCGTTGTTGAAAATGGCGTTGTAATTGCAAAAAAAGTAAAAACCGGAATTCAAAACAATGAATTTATACAAATATTAGAGGGTTTGAAAAAAGACGAAAAAGTAGTTGTAGCGCCATTTAGTGCTATTGCAAAAACGTTGCAAGGGAAAGAAAATGTTGAAATAGTTGAACGCGAAAAATTATTTGAATTTAAGTAA